The DNA region TGTGCAATGATTTCTTTGTGAGATAGCTTATTATTGGCACAGTTGTTCAAAGGGCTTTAGACTCAAACACCACACAATATTGACCAGTTTAAACACTTAGAAAAAGTGAGagttatatatttacaatttcatctgtgaaataataTTGAAGGATCAGCATCTGACTACATTACTGAGTACTTCCCTGGGAAGAAGCAATTACTAAAGATACTAAATAAGACCACGCTCAGTATTCCATGGGGCTCTGAAGTCAGTGGAGAGTGAATTATTGGATGATCAAATCACATTATCATTGGAAGGACTTAAGTTATTTCTTGTCTTGATTTTAATCAAACATTTCTGTTTGAATTAGATTAACGAGGATATTCCCGAAACAAAGATAAAGTTCACAGCTGTAGAGAATCCTGAGAGTGACAGCCAGTTTTCAAATACCTCCTATTCATGTCAAGTGAGCTCAAAAGTCCCTTATGAGCTACAAAAAGGACAAGCACTTATcacctttgaaaaagaagaaggtaTGACTCATGTTCAAAAATTTGACCGTGTTACCTTTGGAAAGCACTGGGACTTTCAAAGAGCTTTTGTAGATATTTGGccattgctttacaatttttacATTTATCATTTCATCTCATCCTCATAGTGACACCCTGAGGTAGGTatgattatcttcattttacagatgagaaaactgactcTGAGACGTTGAGTGACTTGAACATGATCACTCATTCAGGACGTGACAATGCTGGGACTCAAGCCCAGGTGTTGTGATGTCCAATACCAATGCCTTTCTACTGCAACTGCTACCTGCAAATGATAATACTAGTGATAACGTTTCAAGGTTGTAGAGCTCTACATCATTCTAGGAGAGTTCTCACAGACATTATCTCATTGTATACTCACAtgaatccatgaaagaaagaagatagagagtcactatttacattttataactaAGAAAACAGATTCTCAGGTGTTTAAGTGATTTACCTAAATGCACAAGACCTGTGAATGGCAAGAGCCCTGGAGTCAGAGATTTGGGAGTGGGACCTGATGTTTGCCACGTCCGCCGTGGTGTGGGACCCTCTCGAGATCTGGGGGCACCTTAATGAGGAGAATCTGGCTTTGAGCGCCAGCTGTGCCCCTTTCTAGAAGTGTAACTTGGTTGGGTTCTTTATAAATCTCAATTTCTTTATGACACATTTTGTGGCAGTACCTACCTCAGGGGGTTGctttgagtattaaatgagaaatgttgaaaaatacttagcacagtgtctgataTGTAATAAactcttaataaatgttagctgtcatTATTGCTACATGTTAGGAATTTTTCagctaaagaaacagaagcttacCTAAGATaaggaacttgctcaaggtccATACAGGTGATAAATTGCAGAACTGAGAGCCAAACCTCAAGTACCCTTGTATGTTCTACTGTACCAACATTCCTCTGAGCAGGCCACCATCTGGGCATTTTGTTCTCACATTTTCCAAGTTAGATTAAGTTATGGGTGGGGTCAGATGGTCTTCACAAGCCCTTCTAGTGTTCAGATTCTGGGAATCTATGATTATAACTCATGTCTCCTTGACACCTGGTTTGTTACTATAGcctgaaaataaatagaaaggcaTTCTGGCAGGTCACTATATGCACGTACGCTATGTCCACCCTGGGTCCGCCCCTGCAGCTGAGGGTGAAGGGGGAGGCCAAGAGCCCTGTTGGCAGTTGGCAGTGgtaattgagatataactgaagGATGGAAGTGAGGATTTGGGAAGCAAGGATTCTGCATAGGAATTACCTGGGGATGCTGGGAACAGGATTTTCTTCAAAAACAGCTGCATCACTGCTTCCACCCTTGGCATGGCTCTGAGGTCCTGCTCTTCTGGACAACTTTGGGTTTCTACACAATTAAACAGGAGTTGGCTTTTGACAGAGTCACAGAAGTTGAAACACAAGTAGCCCTCTCAGCTGTGTCAGATCACCAGATGTTGgaggtttggggggtgggggaggggtgggcattGGGAGGGAAAGATCATCATCTAAGTATTACTTACAGTTGATAATCTCTGTTATTGTTGCCTGTTGTCAATAACAGCAAAAAGATGTAATTCAAGTTAGAGAGCCATATCATGGTACAATGAGTCTGAATTCCCACATGACAACGCCCTGTTTTCTAGccttgtttctctcttcctccagctGTGGTGTGCTGTCTGGTTGTTATAAACACATGTGAGGTTTATAAGACCGAGACTAATTTGTGTCTAGTCTTTATGACATATTAGAGTAAGCAGCTCCAAATAGCAACAACTGAAGGGTTATAAACTCTTATGtcacacaattaaaaataaacacatacccacatgcattttattttggttttttattattcttatttatttatttatttttggccgcgtgttagttctccgaccagggattgaaacccagcccctcagcagtgagagcaccgagttctaaccactgaccactagggaattccccgcACATTCATTTTAAACTGTCGTATAGTTGCTATTGGATTTCTAATGATGTTTGGCATAATTATATTACTAAGCCTTTCCCATTTGCATGGCTAAATTAGACTAGATAGTTTTGTGATCAGTATACGAAGACTATGACTTTTTAATGAATGATCTCAAGAGCATTTTAAGGAGAGTAGAATTCTTCATTaaatatgaccaaaaaaaaaaaagactcactcTTTGGTATTTAAGTCTTTGTGGTCTTTAATATGTAATCCTGGGGAAATACAGAGacaagaacaaatatttatttctttgttgctTGTAACATATTAAGGAGCAGTGACAAATGATAAATAAGGTTAATTGTCAGAATGGCACTGACCTAAAAAGTTTTCCTAGCTTACTCAACATGGAAGAAATTTCTGGCTGAGCTTTAATGTACTAAGGGAGTTCTCTGATAATTCTGTCTACAGTGGAAAGGAAGGGTGTGTGGCTGTACTGAAGTAATAGATGAATTTCTGAAGGATCATCGGGCTTATCTCTTAAGGGATGAATCTAGAACTTGTCGAGAATTTCTACATTGTAATTTTTTGCTGATATATTTTGACATTAATATATCCTACTATGGTGGCAAGACCATCATCACTTAGAAAtcctaagaaaaatgtaaaaattagatcccataaaattaaagaaaatttaaaatactcaggATTATTTGTTGTTAAACCAAACATGtaaaaatgtattgaaatattggaaattaatacttcccaaattatttttcagttgccCAAAATGTGATCAGAGTGGGGCACCATCACGTGCAGATACAGGATGTAAATGTGAAGGTTATGGCCAGCCCGGTTCCATTAAACTTAGGAGTCAGATTCCAGGTAACATCGTGATTAAAGCGTTTCAGAATTCGTTAAACACGgacagttttctcatccatatttCTGAATGTGAACCGATTTCCCAGGTTCACGTAGAAGTGTCTAAAATGAAGATCCATGTTACTGACATTCCTGATGAACTGCCTGAAAGTCAGATGAGAGACAAGCTAGAACTGAGTTTTTGTAAATCCCGCAACGGAGGCGGAGAAGTGGACAGCGTGGAGTACGACAAGCAGTCCCGGAGCGCCGTCGTCACGTTTGTGGAAAGTGGAGGTATTCCCGCACTGAGAGTTAGACAGTACTCTAGCATTTAAATTACGTTCTGCCAGGTCTGAAAGTATCCCTTTCTACTGCTTTTATTTGGAATTTATTAGACAGCATAATAAcgggattttttttaaccttatgaAATGGTAGAGTCCTGAAAATGATTTCCCTGAGTGCTACTGAGAATGATAGGATTACAGATAACAAGTACCTACATCTTAGTGCATTCCTATCACGTGCCAGGCATGGAGTCTTTggtgttttatacatatatctgctcAAATCCATAGCACAGCTCTGGATGTAGGTGTTATACTCATTTTAtcgatgaggaaactaaggcgtACTCAAGGTAAGCAGCTTACCCAAGATCGCACAGTGGGTGTGTGGCAGAGaaacattctgaaaaaaatatataaaactgtctCTTCATCTCACTTATTACGATTGACAAGGATCTCAGGTGGAGGTAATCGATTCCAGGAAGAAAAGGGGGTAATAGAGAGAACAGCTGTTCCTTTTTTAGGTAGAAATGGACTTTTATCAAATCTTCTTAGGGAGGTTTATATTcttataatgaaaaatagaagATTCTCCAAGTTCTTTTGTTAATATGTTCAAATGATTCTCAATGTAAAAATCTCTTCCTCTAGTTAATCTAGTTCTTAGGACTTCTCCACGGTTTGCGCATATGATCGAAATCCAAATATACAATTAAAAACCGTTGACTGATTTAAGTTTTTCATAATAAAGCAATacatgctttttaaagaaaattgaaataatagagAACaacattaatttaataaaaatggagACATTTCCTTAAATTTCCAAACTTCCCTTTCTCCTGCTATGTAGCTAGTTATGGTTAGGTGAATGTCTTTCCAGATCCTtctggaattgctggataatatggtagttctatgtttaatgcttgaggaaccgccatactgttttccacagtggctacacctttacattcctaccagcaatgtaccagggttccagtttctccacatccttgccagcaagGATCtacactcttaaccactgtactataTTGCTAATTCAAGGTGGACTggtgagaggagaaaaaaagtgatTGGATATTCTTACGAACTGTTTCTGTTAAACTCTATGCAATCTTGACACATTACCTTTTTTCCCTCTAGGAAAAAAAGCTGCTAAAAATAAATCTGGTTATTTCTTGTGTTGGAGAAAATTGATGAATTTTTGTTATTTGCCTTCACTTTTTTTAGATGACATTCAGCACCCCTGCACCTTTGATTAACATCATTATACAGGTTTATTGAATGTCATGTATTAGTTACAGGACAAttaagtaattatatatatataatagtaatatAGTAATTtgctatatgtatgtatgtgtgtgtatatatatatatatatatatatgcacagaaagagagagagaaagagtattCTAATCATAATTTGCATGTGTACTTCTTGAGAGATTGGGAAACACTGGGTTTTGTTAGGATGGCTGGGTTATTTTTTGCAAATGGTTATCACATTTTATGTAGCTCAAGGTAGGTCTATCTGAGGACATCGCAGCTCACTGTGCATTGATTGACTGATAGTTTAAGACAGATGGAGCTATTTAAATCTCATTATCATTTGgtcttatgttttttaaaattatgtactgTGAATTCTTTAAAGCGGACTGtagaatttcttaaaaattaatccCTCAAGCCACTGTTTACTCTGACATTCTGTTTGAAGGAGGTTTTAACTTTggttaaaaaatgtttgatataaaggagaaaataatttttaaaaatttacttctaGTTGCTGAcaagattttgaaaataaaagactatcctctttatataaatgaaaactgCCAGAGAGTTACTGTTTCTCCGTACACAGAAACATACCTGAAAAAGTTTCAGGTAAAGTcatctctcttctttcattttggaAACTTATTGCCCGGCCCCAccccacagaaaataaaaagttgtgaTTCTGTTTCCGTTAGAATCTTATTAATTAACCTAGCCTGCCATCCTGAAAACTAGAACTCATGCCTAACTCTTGGTTTCACTTCCCCTCCAGCATTCATTTCGTTACTTGATCTTGTCACTTCCACCTCTCACTACCTCTCTAACTGGTCTCTCTGTCCATAGAGTTGCCCTCCTTTCCTCTATTTGTCACAATGGCACCAGAGTTATCTTTCTGAAACTCAGATCCAACTCTGATATTCTCTTGCTTGAAAATCTTCCTGAGGCCCGTTGTCTCTCTCAAGATAACATCCAAACTATTAAGCAGAGCTTATAAATGTAAAGTTTTATAATTCAAAGCGCTtagaaaattttctatttatctttttattttgcttcttaggTATTTTCAGGAGTATCTAAGAAGACGGTGCTTCTGACTGGACTGGAAGACCTTCAgatcatagatgaagaaactgtagAGGATTTTATTAACATTCACTTTCAACGggagaaaaatggaggtggagaaGTCGAGGTAGTCAAGTGTTCCCTTGGGCAACCTTACATAGCATACTTTGAAGAATAGAGTCATGGAATCCTATGAAAATTAGAGCTTTTGAACCCAAATCACTGTTAATGCTTGACAAAAATGAATatccttttccttaaaaaaaatgaataattctttcgtgtttgtttattcttagatacaaaatatatttctgtttttgaattcTTTGTTTCCACCTGTGCTGAATGTTTACAAATGCAATAACTATATTAAAACTGTTTTGTTCATAAATTTTGTGGCTGGGTGCCATGTCCATTGAAATGAACCGTAAGTGATCCAGTTGTCTGCCTGCCATGTTGGCTCATTCTGTCATGGTCTGAGCCAACAGCAGAattaaattcatattaaaatgcTGACAGAAATGAAATGCTTTTAGAAAAGATTCTAAACCTAGACCTATCCAATGCTGCCTGCCAtctaaaataaagggaaaaactaaAACGAAAAAAGGCTTGGTTTTgcttctgatatttcatttttaggttTTCAAGTTGTTATACTACCATCAGAAATACTCATTTCTCTCACATTTCTCTTTGGAATGAGAAATGTtgcctatggggcttccctggtggtgcagtggttgggaatcctcctgctgatgcaggggacacgggtttgagccctgggccgggaggatcccacatgccgcggagcagctgggcccgtgctccacaagtactgagcctgcgctcttcaGCCtacgagccacatctactgaagcctgccacacgcctagagcctatgctcctcaacaaagacaagccacctcaatgagaagcctgtgcactgcaacgaagagtagctcccgctcgctgcaactagagaaagcccacgtgcagcaacaaagacccaatgcagccaaaaataataatttaaaaaatatattaagaaaaatttaaagaacctCATTTAATTTTGATTGGTACAATCTCACTAGCACAGAGGGTGTTATATTTAGTCTATGGTAGACTGCCAATTAGGAataattttttcctaatatttaggACAAAGTTGGAAACAgtcccttttgtttcttttgggggCCTTCCTCAGACAGTAAAATAGATAATTTCATCTGATCTTAAATTTTCACAATGGTTTTGATAAATGTTACTTATCCTAGAAAATTATGCTTTTTCTTTGGGTTCCTTTCACCATTCCACCTCTGTGTGATCTGACTAAAACTCAGAAATCAAGCACTGGCTCTCCTGCTTATTTCCAGAGTTTTACAGATTTTACAGGaggaaacttttctttaaaatataccaaaagaTACTGTATTGACTATTTAACATATTGCATGTTACGGTAGGAAGCCTTCAACTCTGTGTCCAGGATGAGCTATCTCCACTTATTAATGTGTGAAAAGACTTTGTCATTATGTAAGTCAGGAAAGACAGATAATGTGGAATTACAAGTCCcttttgctgtttgtagatttatcAGTCAGGAGAGGCTGGGCTATGCTGTGATAGCACAACCTCCCAAATCTTGGAGACCtagtaaaataaaagtttacttcTCGCTCATGCTGAATGTCCAACAAAAGTTGGTAAGGGACTCTGTCTTAATCACTTCAGGCCCCATCTTGAGACATGCTTCCAGAATCATGCAGGTGGGGAAAAGTGAAATCTGGAGAGTCTTGCACCAGCAATTAAATGCTGTGACCCAGAAGTGACCTGTGCCATTTCCtctcacatctcattggccagaaataGTCATATGGCCTCACTGAAACATAACGGGGCTAGgaaattccctggccgtccagtggttaggactccttgcttccacagcagggggcatgggtcgggtctctggtcggggaactaagattccacatgccatacGGTGtgtcaaaacaaaagaaaaaagaaaagaaagaaaatagaaggggGCTAGAAAATTCCGTCTTGTAAAAATGAGAAGAACTAGATATAGTTGAGACAGAATAATAAGGAATAATAAGTGTAGTATGTCCTGTCCTACTGgtcataaatatgttttttttttaccatctttattggagtacagttgctttacaatggtgtgttagtttctgctgtataacaaagtgaatcagtgaatcagctatgtgtatacatatgtcaccaTATCCCCTcaatcttgcatctccctcccatcctccatatcccacccctctgtggggacacaaagcaccgagctgatctccctgtgctatggagctgcttcccactagctatctatttcacatttggtagtgtatatatatcaatgttgctctctcacttcatcccaacttacccttcttccccatccccgtgtcctcaagtccattctctacgtctgtgtatttattcctgtcctgcccctaggttctgcataaccattttttatttttagattccatatatatatgttagcatacggtattgtttttttctttctgacttacttcactctatatgagaGTCTATaagcccatccacctcactacaaataactcaatttcatttctttttatgtctgagtaatattccattgtatatatgtgccacatcttctttatccattcgtctgttgatggacacttacgttgctgccgtgtcctggctattgtaaatagtgctgcagtgaacattgtggtacatgactcgtttagAATTaccgttttctcagggtatacacctagtagtgggattgctgagtcatatggtagttctatttttagttttttaagcaacctccatactgttccccatactggctgtatcaacttacattcccaccaacagtgcaagagggttccattttctccacaccctctccagcatttactgtttgtagattttttgatgatggccattctgactggtgtgtggtgatacctcattgtagttttgatttgcatttctctaatgattagagatattgagcagcctttcatgtgttttttggaaatctgtatatcttctttaaagaaatgtctatttaggtcttctgcccatttttggattctgttgtttgtttttttgatattgagctgcatgagctgctcgtatattttggagattaatcctttgtcagttgcttcatttgaaaatattttctcccattctgagggttgtcgtttcatcttgtttatagtttcctttgctatgcaaaagcttttaactttcattaggtcccatttgtttatttttgtttatatttccatttctctagtaggtgggtcaaaaaggatcttgctgtgatttatgtcatagaatttcttgttctagttctgtgaaaaatgtctttggtagtttgataaggattgcattgaatctataattactttgagtagtatagtcattttcacagtgttgatttttccaatccaagaacatgttatagctctccatctgtttgtatcatctttaatttctttcatcagtgtctttcagatttttcatcattagcttataggaatgcaagagatttctgtgcattaattttgtatcctgctactttaccaaatcattgattagctctagtagtgttctggtagcatctttaggattctctatgtatagtaacatgtcatctgcaaacagtgacagctttacttcttcttttccgatttggattccttttatttctttttcttctttggttgctgtggctaaaacttccaaaactatgttgaataacagtggtgagggtggacaactttgtcttgttcctgatcttagagaaaatggtttcagaatttcaccattgagaacgatgttggctgtgggtttgtcatatatggcctttattatgttgaggtgaatTCCCTCTAcggctactttctggagggtttttatcataaatgggtgttgaattttgtcaaaaacttattgtgcatctattgagatgatcatatggtttttctcctccagtttgttaatatggtttatcatgttgattgatttgcgtatattgaagaatccttgcattcctgggataaaccccacttggtcgtggtgtatgatccgttgaatgtgctgttggaatctgtttgctagtattttgttgaggatttttgcatctatgttcatcagtgatattgacctgtagttttctttttttgtgacatctttgtctggttttggtatcagggtgaaggtggcctcgcagaatgagtttgggagtgttcctccctctgctatattttggaagagtttgagaaggataggtgttatctgttctctaaatgtttgacagaatttgcctgtgaagccatctggtcctggacttctgtttgttggaagatttttaattacagtctcaatttcagtgcttgtgatttgtctgtttatattttctatttcttcctggttcaatcttggaaggttgtgcttttctaagaatttgtccatttcctccaggttgtccattttattggcatatagttgcttgtagtaatgtctcatgatcctttgtatttctgcagtgtcagttgttacttctcctttttcagttctacttctattgatttgagtcttctccctttttttcttcatgagtctggctaatggtttatcaattttgtttatcttctcaaagaaccagcttttagttttattgatctttgctatcgtttccttcatttctttttcatttatttctgatctgatctttatgattcccttccttctgctaaccttgggtttttttttattcttctttctcaaattgctttaggtgtaaggctaggttgttttttttttgagatgttccttatttcttgaggtagcatcgttttgctataaacttccctcttagaactgcttttgctgcatcccataggttttgggtcatcgtgttttcattgtcatttgtttctaggtattttttgattacctctttgatttcttcagtgatctcttggttatttagcagtgtattgtttaagctccgtgtgtttgtattttttatagattttttcctgtaattgatacctagtctgatagtgttgtggttagaaaagatacttgatacaatttcaattttcttaaatttacaacggcttgatttgtgatacaagatatgatctatcctggagaatgttccatgagcacttgagaaggaagtgtattctgttgtttttggatggaatgtcctatagatatcaattaagtccatcttgtttaatgtgtcatttaaagcttgtgtttccttatttattttcattttggatgatttgtccattcataaaagtgaggttttaaagtcccctactatgattgtgttactgtcgatttccccttctatggttgttagcatttgccctaagtattgaggtgctgctatgttgggtgcataaatatttacaactgttatatcttctttttggattgatcccttgatcattatgtagtgtccttctttgtctcttgtaatagtctttattttaaagtctattttgcctgatatgagaattgctgcaccagctttcttttgatttccatttacat from Lagenorhynchus albirostris chromosome 6, mLagAlb1.1, whole genome shotgun sequence includes:
- the NMI gene encoding N-myc-interactor, with product MATDEDNKKQVLKEYGPAEEFMKDEQNQKLISEIEKENIQLKEEIQKLEAELQATTGNSQINEDIPETKIKFTAVENPESDSQFSNTSYSCQVSSKVPYELQKGQALITFEKEEVAQNVIRVGHHHVQIQDVNVKVMASPVPLNLGVRFQVHVEVSKMKIHVTDIPDELPESQMRDKLELSFCKSRNGGGEVDSVEYDKQSRSAVVTFVESGVADKILKIKDYPLYINENCQRVTVSPYTETYLKKFQVFSGVSKKTVLLTGLEDLQIIDEETVEDFINIHFQREKNGGGEVEVVKCSLGQPYIAYFEE